GCACATGGATGAAGTTGGTAAAAAATATGTATGAAAGCATTAAAATAATTCTGATCGCAATGACCCGTGTCACTTTACTTTTATATGGAGCAATAATATCAAAGTTACCTCTTTTAAAATCTAGGGCCTTGGCCCTACAACTAACTCCGGAGCACCGTGGATTTGTTCCTACAACAAATCGTTGTCAAGACATCGGAGTTGAGGCTCACCCCGGAGCTCACCCGTACCACATTGGGCAACTGTTGGGCTATGTACCATGTCAATAGTAAACAAAAATGGCGtaaatttatttactttttgttaatttagtatgttaatatgTACATGTAATTAGCAACTTTGCCAGTACACCCCAACACCTTAAATGGGGAAGCTTGTGTGGTAACAAGCCCATCCTATTCCTACCAATACAACAAAATCAAGCAAAAGAATTAGGCGACAGTGCTAGTCCAAAAGTAAACATGGGTAAAATATACACGTCTTGAAGTCCATTGCCAGCTGCTTCTATAAAAGTCTTCACTCATTGCAGTGATCTTCACAGCGTAAGATGAATCGGCAGCAGTAACACTTCTTCTCATCTTCTCATTCTAGATAAATCAACACAACTGAAACAACATGCACAGTAAACACACATGGAATCCTTATGTCTAAGAATATAAGGCAATTAACGCTATGCCATTCCTATGTGAATTGGGATTagcaaaaaaatatatagaaatattttttaggCACGATAGCCTCCAGCGAATTTGTTGGTGCCCGTCATGTAAGATTCCCGAGCTTTAATTCCAGTCACCTAATATTAATTCCCAAAATGAACCGCCGTGAGTATCAGAGATTCATAATTCACGTTTCGAGTAAACCGATCTCTAACACCTATCCtctattattgtattttttttttaaattcaaaattataaGAGGTCTCGTATCAAACTCCTTGTAATTTTACAATTGACCATCTCACAAATGGCTTTAAGATTCTCTTGCGCTATGTACTCATCGCGGGCGGCGCAAGGCATAACATATATCACATCAAAAGTTGCACAAAAGTATAAATTGGAAGGTAGAATTTGTTGGAGTGTGGGTGTTTGGGAGGGGGGCAACtatgtaaaattttattttttttataataaaataaaaccaGAGACAAGTTAAGAAAAAGCTAAAGAAAATTACTCTTATCTTACATTTAAAAGCATGGATTTCGAAAATTGAATacaatataatacaaaattttattgaatttgatccaaatccaaaccctaaaatcgttACTCCCAAACACTACTTCAATTCTTAACTTTTCGCAATTACTATTACATAAAAGTCGATTGGCAAATTTTGGGGGCTACCCCCCCACCTCCGCTAGTCCCCTTAATATATGCCctagcacatatatatatatatatatatatatatatatatatatatattcttgtgacACATATTTATCATgaacaaattataaaaaaataatttgaatatCCCTATTGACCATGATTGCATGCAAAAGATGATTGATCCTTCCTTGCCTAAAAGAGTGATTGATCCTTACATTCAAACTCTGCCTGAAAGAGAATCTTTGTCCAATATTACACTCATTACCTAAAGTTTTGGGACCCATTCCAAATCTCCAACCACTATATTCCAAGCACAAATTCAAACATTATATTAAATACAACAATATCATTAAAATGGCAATACAGGAAGGCCATCGTACGTGGAAAGATTGACAGGTTGTCACCCTAATTGCCcaaattatgaatatatatatatatatatatatatatatagtaaaataatTTGGACCCCCAATTTCTAGGGCAATTTCACCAAAATTTAAAACTGTTTGCGGAGCTCTATTCTGTTCGCAACATTGATTTTATGATTAGCATTTTCTTAGTCTTTCGTATAGTTAGTATTTATTTAATGGCCCGTCCTCTTTACAAAACACAAAGCACATGCAAAATGAAACATCCATTGCGACGCACATTATATGCTAACACAGCGGAGCGTGGAGGGGAGACGCACACCTTGTGATCGGAAGAGAGCGGGACGGCCCTGCCGCCGCGGCTGAGGACGGCGCGTGAGTCGCCGCAGTTCGCCACAATGATGTCCTCAGGCGTTAGAATCGCCACCACCGCTGTGGACCCCGCCAGCGCCGCCTCCATTGGATGGCACCCGCATTGGTAACCCGCGCTACCACACGGACACGTGTTAAGCGCCGTTTCGTCCATTCTGTTGAAGCATCTCTTCAACGCCGTCCGCCACCACTCTTCTTCCTCCGACGAGCTCCCGCCACCGCAAGTCTCACTCCCTTGCTTGTCGCACACGCGCATGAGCTCTTCTTCCACGTACACGTGCATCCTCTCCCTGCACAACTCGGCAACCTGCATGAAATATGAAAAGTGATGTGAGCGCTTCAACCGCAAATGACACAACTGCCCCTCCAATGACTGCTTAATCAATTCATCGATTAGGGTTTTGTCTGTCCTTTCGAGCCCATAATCAATTCATCGATTAGGGTTTTGTCTGTCCTTTCGCTCCAAGGTGGGCTCGCTTAAACTAGATTCAAGAAAGAGAGAAGTTTTTACGTGAGACCCTCCATGACCGTCGTACACAGCAAAGAAGTGCACCGGTTGCCACCGGCATATCTCCGGCAAGCAAAGTCTCATCCGTACGGCCACCGCGTCTTCCATCTCCCGTGAACGCCCCGACAACGACATTGTCCCGAAAACGGGCTCGGCGAGGGTCGCTGGCGCTGTCGCCTCCGGTGGAGCCGCCTCCGCCGCATCGCTGGAAGACGCCGAGGACGGTGGCGTCGGAAAATCCTTCATCTCCGCGCTGCGAACGCGCTTTGCCTCCGGAACACAGTCGGACGTCTGGAGATGATTGTTGTCTACGCGGCTATGGTTCGACGGCGGCAACGAAGCGTCTCCGGCGACAGCCGCTAGCCGCCTCATCTCGATTCTCCGGCGGCGGCGGTCACGGCATTTCGCTGGGGAATCGTCATTTTCGTCTTTTTTCATTCTCCGGTAAACGTCTGTCATCGATGAGCACGCGGTGTCCGTTCACGGAAGATGAATCCGACCTCCGGCTGAGTCACATCGCCCGCGTCAATCATCACCGGCGATTATTCTATtgcattttgatttttgaaagtgAAAGTttagaaaatgagagagagaagatgtCATTTcgtggagagagaaagagagagagagagaaagaggccACGTGGTACGTTCTATGTATTTCTCGTGTACGCAGCTGCGGCAGCCACCCTAGCGGGCAGCTACACGAACTGCCCATTCATTGACCATCTCGTGCTCCGCTTTGGACACGTGTCCGCTACGACGCTCTAGTTTACGGAAACGTCTTCGAACAGCTTTCTTTTCTTCTCTAGTCAATCTCGCGTTTCACGGCGAGATATTGTCTCGCGATATAATAGTAGGGGACACGTGTCGAGCCAATTGGAACAGATGGGGTCTGGGCCATAGAAGGAGACACAAATGGAGCAATGATAGAAGTATACGTGGAGAAATCAAAAGGAGCAAGGTGGCCCTACATTTAATACATCACAGAAATTTTTCGAAATAGCGTACGTGGCGGATTCCAGTGAAACCAGCGCGACATGGGTGACGTCACTGACGTGTACCGTCCAACGTTGACAGCTAAGAAAGCTGTCTAAGGAGCGGTACTAGTGTAACAGTCAGGTGTTCGTCTGTCGCCGCCAGCTTAGCTACCTTAGTGCGGAGCACATGGTTTAAATGCAGGCTCATCGATTTTTCCGTCAACAATACAATTTGAGCTTGGATTTATGAGGTTTAATTTAATTTACGATTAAATTATTATTGTAAATTTAAATGAAGGAGTTACTCAATCGGCACGTTCACCGTCAAAGGAATTTCCTTTTTTAAAATCTTTCTGTGGTTTAGATTTACCGACCACAATTGtgtataattaattattaatgttTGGGTGGtaatcaaaattaatttaaaaaaaaattaaaataacttgtCCAATCAGATTGATTCAAGTCGTAAAGATGACTTGTGATTTAATGACCTCAAGGTCACTGGTTGAATTCTCTCTTGAGAGTTTATCTCGGTGAATCATCAGAAATGTTTCAATGGGTAGGTGACTTTTACCCTGGAGTTCGGCATCGTACGATAGTGTCTAAAGTGGCATGATGGTGATTGAAGTTCctcaattataaaaaaatatatttctaaaaattaaaattacctCATCTcattaaaattaaaatctaattatatataaatttagataaaatataaaataaaattatataaatatatatatatattttttaaatcacaCAAATTTGAAATCAAACTTTGGAATATGTATTCCTGATATCTTAATGAAAATGACAatataagattaaaaaaaaagaaaaaaccaaacATTCAAGTCCATTTATTACTTTTATTGTTAGCACATACAAAAACTTTTCCTTAActtctttttttctaaaaaataaaaaataaatataattcatctagCGAAAagcatttttaaatttttaaaaaatcaactcTTAGTTGTCACGCCTTAGGCACAACCATACAATTTAATTGCGTCATCCTTTTACAATTTCTCGGAAAGTACTAGGGATTGATAAGATGGTCATATATGTCATCATTCCAAATTTATCTAAAATTATTTGGCAATGAAGGTGACTTAACTCATCAAGAAAAGTCGGTCATCATTAGCAACAAGATATATAAGTATTGGGAAGTATGTCGATTATAATAATTTGAACCTTTAATTTTATAAAACAATCCTAATTTATGATtaggttttaaatattttataattttttttcttattagaatttattattttgattttacgTTTGCAATCGTAAAATTAATATAGGTTTAACCTCATAAGGATATAAATGCGTGTAATAGTTATTACACGTAACTTTTTTACCTTCATATTTTCTCTCTCATTCTTCGACTTTTATGATTCTATTGTTATTAATACACTTTTGATGAAAGTTCATATGACGAGTACATTTA
The Malania oleifera isolate guangnan ecotype guangnan chromosome 13, ASM2987363v1, whole genome shotgun sequence DNA segment above includes these coding regions:
- the LOC131146465 gene encoding probable protein phosphatase 2C 75 isoform X2 yields the protein MTDVYRRMKKDENDDSPAKCRDRRRRRIEMRRLAAVAGDASLPPSNHSRVDNNHLQTSDCVPEAKRVRSAEMKDFPTPPSSASSSDAAEAAPPEATAPATLAEPVFGTMSLSGRSREMEDAVAVRMRLCLPEICRWQPVHFFAVYDGHGGSHVAELCRERMHVYVEEELMRVCDKQGSETCGGGSSSEEEEWWRTALKRCFNRMDETALNTCPCGSAGYQCGCHPMEAALAGSTAVVAILTPEDIIVANCGDSRAVLSRGGRAVPLSSDHKPDRSDELARIKSAGGRVIFVNGARVEGILAMSRAIGRYYA
- the LOC131146465 gene encoding probable protein phosphatase 2C 75 isoform X1; this translates as MTDVYRRMKKDENDDSPAKCRDRRRRRIEMRRLAAVAGDASLPPSNHSRVDNNHLQTSDCVPEAKRVRSAEMKDFPTPPSSASSSDAAEAAPPEATAPATLAEPVFGTMSLSGRSREMEDAVAVRMRLCLPEICRWQPVHFFAVYDGHGGSHVAELCRERMHVYVEEELMRVCDKQGSETCGGGSSSEEEEWWRTALKRCFNRMDETALNTCPCGSAGYQCGCHPMEAALAGSTAVVAILTPEDIIVANCGDSRAVLSRGGRAVPLSSDHKPDRSDELARIKSAGGRVIFVNGARVEGILAMSRAIGDKYLKPIVTSEPEVSFTKRDKDDECLILASDGLWDVVSSDLACEVACKCLREGRSSDGPRMEDDEAGALYPSHSALAAALLTRLALGRRSSDNISVIVIDLKRGG